In Spirochaeta lutea, the following proteins share a genomic window:
- a CDS encoding ABC transporter ATP-binding protein encodes MIKIQNLQKNYGDLRAVDSISLEAAPGRIFGLLGPNGAGKSTTIRMIMNILAPDGGEILFNGEPFTTLHQDRIGYLPEERGLYKQAKVGQLLTYLGTLKNAPKDQLQKNIDRWLERFDLQEWKHRKVEELSKGMSQKVQFAAALVHDPDVVFLDEPFSGMDPVSQNTLLEAIQELGSQGKTILFSTHIMEHAEKICSDILLMNHGKTVVSGSLEKIKEQYGTRSVRLEFEGNSSDLSDCPLTSASVVYPRWAEFELQDGVAAQELLVYAMERVTVTHFSLEQPSLHSIFLQLVGKKTKENTHENQ; translated from the coding sequence ATGATCAAGATACAAAACCTGCAAAAGAACTACGGTGATCTACGGGCGGTGGATTCTATTTCATTAGAGGCCGCCCCGGGTCGCATTTTCGGCTTATTAGGTCCAAACGGGGCTGGTAAATCAACAACAATCCGCATGATCATGAATATCCTTGCTCCGGATGGCGGTGAGATTCTCTTTAACGGAGAGCCCTTTACCACCCTCCATCAGGACCGGATAGGGTATTTACCCGAGGAGCGGGGGTTGTATAAACAGGCAAAGGTAGGGCAGCTTTTAACCTATCTCGGCACCCTGAAAAATGCCCCGAAGGACCAGCTCCAGAAAAACATTGACCGATGGCTTGAACGGTTTGATCTTCAGGAATGGAAGCATAGAAAAGTCGAGGAACTCTCCAAGGGCATGAGTCAGAAGGTCCAGTTCGCCGCAGCCCTGGTTCATGATCCTGATGTGGTATTCCTGGACGAGCCCTTTTCCGGAATGGATCCGGTCAGCCAGAATACCCTCCTGGAGGCGATCCAGGAGCTTGGTTCTCAGGGGAAGACTATCCTGTTTTCCACCCATATCATGGAGCATGCGGAAAAGATCTGTTCAGATATTTTGCTCATGAATCATGGCAAAACGGTGGTTTCCGGAAGCCTGGAGAAGATAAAGGAACAGTACGGCACCCGTTCCGTGCGTCTGGAATTTGAGGGAAATTCATCCGATCTTTCAGATTGTCCTCTGACATCGGCATCGGTGGTCTATCCCCGTTGGGCCGAATTTGAATTGCAGGATGGGGTAGCCGCCCAGGAGCTGTTAGTGTATGCCATGGAGCGGGTGACTGTTACCCATTTCAGTTTAGAGCAGCCATCCCTGCATTCTATTTTTCTCCAGTTGGTCGGCAAAAAGACAAAGGAAAACACCCATGAAAACCAATAA
- a CDS encoding ABC transporter permease: MKTNKLLTVAQYEFKQMTGTKAFIILTILGPFLILAITVLPSLLAMNPQVIQGSVSVGHAGLSSQQVGDLRGVLTDMQITLKEYSGEDQIREAVREGAIRLGIASQAQGEPVLFSKEAVDFTLVGRVQDVLGKAIVRDRLAGQGYDPQTILALTKAPQFSHITLSEQGEESSDSGGFGSGFFTVFTMAMLLYMTILLYGQMIGRSVVQEKTSKTVEILLSSLKPGELMGGKILGIGLAGVLQYGIWIVTTVIASTLLEPVIGPGMLSQINPGNLAALMVFFLLGYFLFGSAYAAIGAASQDEQQMGQMSLPLILFLIIPIMLLSSIIMNPSTGLAVGLSWFPLTSPIIMLARVVIETPAMWEILGSIAVLLCTIALVILGGGKIFRTGILLTGSKKKLGEVLTWLWKS; this comes from the coding sequence ATGAAAACCAATAAACTTCTAACCGTTGCCCAGTATGAGTTCAAACAGATGACTGGTACGAAGGCCTTCATCATCCTCACCATTCTCGGGCCATTTCTCATTTTAGCGATCACCGTGTTACCAAGCTTGCTGGCTATGAATCCCCAGGTGATTCAGGGTAGCGTTTCGGTGGGGCACGCGGGACTCTCATCCCAGCAGGTTGGAGATCTCCGGGGTGTTTTGACGGACATGCAAATCACCCTAAAAGAGTATTCCGGTGAAGATCAGATCCGGGAAGCGGTGCGAGAAGGTGCCATCCGGTTGGGTATTGCCAGCCAGGCCCAGGGCGAACCGGTGCTCTTTTCGAAGGAAGCGGTGGATTTTACCCTGGTTGGTCGGGTGCAGGATGTTCTTGGCAAGGCCATAGTACGGGACCGTCTGGCCGGGCAGGGATACGATCCCCAAACCATACTGGCTCTCACCAAGGCACCCCAGTTTAGTCACATTACCCTCTCAGAACAGGGTGAGGAATCCTCGGATTCCGGCGGCTTTGGCAGCGGATTTTTTACCGTGTTTACCATGGCAATGCTGCTCTATATGACTATTTTGTTGTACGGCCAGATGATCGGCCGCTCGGTGGTTCAGGAGAAAACATCTAAAACCGTTGAAATACTATTGTCATCTCTGAAGCCAGGGGAATTAATGGGCGGAAAGATTCTCGGTATCGGGTTGGCGGGGGTCCTTCAATACGGTATCTGGATTGTAACCACGGTAATCGCATCCACCCTTCTCGAACCGGTCATCGGCCCCGGGATGCTGAGCCAGATTAATCCGGGGAATTTGGCCGCCCTGATGGTATTCTTCTTGCTTGGATATTTCCTTTTTGGCTCGGCCTACGCTGCCATCGGTGCTGCCAGCCAGGATGAACAGCAGATGGGACAAATGTCTTTGCCCCTGATCCTGTTTCTCATTATTCCCATTATGCTTCTGAGTTCCATCATCATGAATCCCTCAACGGGTTTGGCGGTGGGGTTATCATGGTTTCCATTAACGAGTCCCATCATTATGCTTGCCCGGGTAGTCATCGAGACTCCTGCCATGTGGGAGATCCTTGGCAGTATCGCAGTGCTTCTTTGTACTATAGCCCTGGTGATCCTGGGTGGCGGGAAAATATTCCGGACCGGAATCCTATTAACCGGCTCAAAGAAGAAATTGGGAGAGGTGCTGACCTGGTTATGGAAATCCTAA
- a CDS encoding THUMP domain-containing protein, whose translation MKPSFTKSIRKSIRIRTIPGTETFVSREIFGVLPGKSSREVSIHWQKNRLGENGLFLTWQDHSWVEIFDYTRRLSRLRSIQGVGIHLASRQFCNTEPSLDAVLSFLDSQIRKAVTRGLFSALGDRSFACRSSRKGNHPFRSPKLEGAAGALIGRHLPRWKVDLKQPDVVVHLELKNQRLHADIEPHPKDLSKRLGKVFNPRISLRPTAAYIMVRTALDCFAHPALPQTPTLLDCFAGSGTILMEAHTLLPDASLLGIEKNGNVFPGLVQNCQGTSRTDLRFGDCFDLAPTMPPESVDLVITNPPLGVRLNRLQGAAAFHRRLFALGSHLLKEGGILGFLSLIRPDAMAGLLTQSHQHPSCFTQVGRMTMILNTLEVHFYLLRKGIQE comes from the coding sequence ATGAAGCCTTCTTTCACCAAGAGCATCAGAAAGAGTATCAGAATCAGAACCATCCCGGGCACCGAGACCTTTGTATCCAGAGAAATATTCGGGGTACTTCCAGGGAAATCAAGCCGGGAGGTCTCCATCCACTGGCAAAAGAACCGCCTGGGAGAAAACGGTCTATTCCTAACCTGGCAGGATCATTCCTGGGTGGAGATTTTCGACTATACCCGAAGGCTGAGCCGGCTTCGGTCCATCCAGGGAGTAGGAATCCATCTGGCAAGCAGGCAGTTTTGCAATACCGAACCGAGTCTTGACGCGGTACTTTCATTTCTCGACTCCCAGATAAGGAAAGCTGTGACTCGCGGTTTGTTTTCTGCTCTGGGAGACCGGAGCTTTGCATGCCGGTCTAGTCGGAAGGGAAATCACCCCTTTCGGAGTCCGAAACTCGAGGGAGCGGCAGGTGCATTAATCGGGCGACACCTTCCCCGGTGGAAGGTTGACCTTAAACAACCCGATGTGGTCGTCCACCTGGAGCTTAAGAACCAACGACTCCATGCGGATATTGAACCCCACCCCAAAGACCTGAGTAAGCGGTTGGGTAAGGTATTCAATCCCCGGATTTCTCTGCGCCCCACGGCTGCATACATCATGGTGCGAACGGCTCTGGACTGCTTCGCCCATCCAGCCCTCCCTCAGACCCCCACCCTTCTCGACTGTTTTGCCGGCAGCGGGACTATTCTGATGGAAGCCCACACTCTACTGCCTGATGCAAGCCTCCTGGGCATAGAGAAAAACGGCAATGTATTTCCCGGCTTGGTTCAAAATTGCCAGGGAACCTCCAGGACGGACCTGCGGTTCGGGGATTGCTTTGATCTGGCACCCACCATGCCCCCAGAATCGGTCGACCTGGTAATTACTAATCCGCCCCTGGGAGTAAGGCTCAACCGACTCCAGGGTGCAGCGGCCTTCCACCGCAGACTATTTGCCCTCGGCAGCCACCTCCTAAAAGAAGGGGGTATTTTAGGATTTTTATCCCTAATTCGACCGGATGCCATGGCTGGGCTCCTGACCCAATCCCATCAGCACCCTTCATGCTTCACTCAGGTTGGACGGATGACCATGATCCTCAACACCCTGGAGGTACACTTCTACCTGCTCCGAAAAGGAATCCAGGAGTGA
- a CDS encoding Ldh family oxidoreductase, with translation MDYKTTDIRYITETLLSASGLTKAHARQAGDVFIRSQRRGMEHHDLSYLPGRLDWLFQGKVAGNAQPELLGSQGSLSWYDGHNALGELCCSSIASRAITDAQKYGIALSTVKNSNHFLAGAPYAEMGSENQCLLLVFSSTDATMAGPPGRGDTQPVIGNNPFAAGFPTTAQPFILDMCMAYASLGTLHKKVKYGEQVPSSYGYNAQGEPTSSPQEILEGGALSPMAGHKGFGLALLVEMVTGGLSGGHMGLDIPQGGGISGHSQTVIAVSLGANSSMKQAPQRFSSMMESLADASPGVRYPGSRQTPDSQTLDVPGEVLQQLLVWWDRLSIKEPWPL, from the coding sequence ATGGATTATAAAACTACCGACATTCGATATATAACAGAAACACTGTTGTCCGCATCCGGGCTCACAAAAGCTCATGCCAGGCAGGCTGGCGATGTGTTTATTCGATCCCAGCGTCGGGGAATGGAACACCATGACCTGAGCTACCTGCCCGGCCGCCTTGATTGGCTGTTCCAGGGGAAGGTTGCAGGGAATGCCCAGCCCGAGCTCCTGGGGAGCCAGGGAAGTCTTTCCTGGTATGATGGGCATAATGCCCTGGGTGAATTGTGCTGCTCTTCCATTGCATCCCGGGCTATCACGGATGCACAGAAGTATGGGATCGCCCTCTCGACGGTGAAGAACAGCAATCATTTCTTGGCTGGTGCGCCCTACGCGGAGATGGGTAGTGAGAATCAATGCCTACTCCTGGTTTTTTCGTCCACCGATGCCACTATGGCCGGCCCACCGGGGAGGGGGGACACCCAACCTGTCATTGGGAATAATCCATTCGCAGCCGGCTTTCCAACGACGGCCCAGCCCTTTATACTAGATATGTGTATGGCGTATGCGAGTTTGGGTACCCTGCATAAGAAGGTAAAATACGGGGAACAGGTGCCCTCTTCCTACGGCTATAACGCCCAGGGGGAACCAACCTCGAGTCCCCAGGAGATCCTGGAAGGCGGAGCATTATCCCCCATGGCCGGCCATAAAGGATTCGGTTTGGCGCTGTTAGTGGAAATGGTAACCGGTGGCCTTTCCGGAGGACATATGGGACTGGATATTCCCCAGGGGGGGGGTATCTCGGGACATAGCCAGACGGTCATTGCGGTTTCCCTTGGGGCAAACTCCTCAATGAAGCAGGCTCCCCAACGCTTTTCATCTATGATGGAATCCCTTGCAGATGCCTCACCGGGGGTTCGATATCCCGGAAGCCGACAAACCCCGGATTCTCAAACCCTGGATGTGCCCGGAGAGGTACTTCAACAGCTACTGGTATGGTGGGACCGGTTGAGTATAAAGGAGCCCTGGCCTCTATGA
- a CDS encoding class I SAM-dependent methyltransferase, with the protein MTPLWIVTAVCASLFLVECLLRFFTKKTGTDPTPWFCPLNQPKARNTIQPLTQCLTLSHIEPGLTVLALGLETGDQVHTILKHLGRDGVFVGIEGNHQTIRSLESALTERVDPSSCASWEIYHVQDTSDLPFPPESFDVVFILKSLSSIRRSEHFLIDSYRVLKKGGILSVNDYLPNRFFNLPQIPRRKLAQTGFSSFFFSGSILAYTLIARKEGAGSSFLRTEKPPL; encoded by the coding sequence ATGACGCCCCTATGGATAGTTACCGCGGTATGTGCTTCTCTCTTTTTAGTGGAATGCCTTCTACGGTTCTTTACGAAAAAAACCGGTACTGATCCCACACCGTGGTTCTGCCCTCTGAATCAACCCAAGGCCCGGAATACCATTCAGCCATTGACTCAATGCCTAACCCTTAGCCACATCGAACCGGGATTAACAGTTCTGGCCCTTGGGCTTGAAACCGGCGATCAGGTCCACACCATCCTAAAGCATCTCGGCAGGGATGGGGTCTTTGTGGGAATTGAAGGCAATCACCAGACGATTCGGTCCCTTGAATCCGCTCTCACAGAGAGGGTTGACCCGAGTAGCTGTGCATCCTGGGAGATCTACCATGTTCAAGATACCAGTGATCTTCCCTTTCCTCCGGAGTCCTTCGATGTGGTTTTTATCCTTAAGAGTCTGTCATCTATTCGCAGATCTGAGCATTTTCTCATTGACTCCTACCGGGTGCTTAAAAAAGGGGGGATACTCTCAGTGAACGACTATCTGCCCAATCGTTTTTTCAACCTTCCCCAGATTCCACGGCGGAAACTTGCGCAAACCGGCTTTTCCAGTTTCTTTTTTAGCGGGTCAATTCTTGCCTACACCCTGATCGCCAGAAAGGAGGGGGCGGGGAGTTCATTTCTCCGCACGGAAAAACCGCCCCTCTAG